A region from the Aegilops tauschii subsp. strangulata cultivar AL8/78 chromosome 5, Aet v6.0, whole genome shotgun sequence genome encodes:
- the LOC109734625 gene encoding uncharacterized protein: MDPCRGLVPADRIYFEMNLKILRDGGEVEDFSKGVIVFNRARLPNDKQTMGVSLNSYLSRMEVRCAYVVYPIEATIEVNILKGPCSVSRVAAWTTKNYEYSMDLYNGGEAAAEIEAGGTVPLSRRVVAVPLGRKLVLLVTGRSVGDVFDQNIIAPLGRSTELMHYKLGSALVEVKLVWTAVPRRERQDMIKDVGDESLLM, translated from the coding sequence ATGGATCCATGTCGAGGGCTTGTTCCGGCGGACAGAATATATTTTGAGATGAATTTAAAGATACTCCGTGATGGAGGTGAGGTTGAAGATTTCAGCAAAGGTGTGATCGTTTTCAACCGGGCCCGCCTCCCTAATGATAAGCAGACCATGGGTGTGAGTCTAAATAGCTATCTGAGTAGGATGGAAGTGAGATGTGCGTATGTTGTATATCCCATTGAAGCTACCATTGAAGTCAATATTTTGAAGGGACCGTGTAGTGTCTCAAGAGTTGCCGCCTGGACTACCAAGAATTATGAGTATAGTATGGATCTTTACAACGGTGGTGAAGCAGCAGCAGAGATTGAGGCAGGAGGGACCGTTCCCTTGAGTCGTCGCGTTGTAGCTGTCCCACTTGGTAGAAAGTTGGTGCTCCTTGTCACCGGTCGTAGCGTTGGTGATGTTTTTGATCAAAACATCATCGCACCTTTAGGACGATCAACTGAGTTGATGCATTATAAATTAGGATCCGCACTTGTGGAGGTGAAACTTGTCTGGACAGCTGTTCCCAGACGCGAGAGACAAGATATGATCAAGGATGTGGGAGACGAGAGCCTTTTGATGTGA
- the LOC141022920 gene encoding uncharacterized protein yields MNRRYLNLIVHDFRSHIYSLCCIDACKHLFYGDSEIAQRAALAARENKSKRGEIAALGGWRKLPPPVINFQASPSWRNSNLYYLFSLLGGESTVLYPDNRGHAALYDVDLKFVDAFPSLNSEKRGNPICLPAIQAEPIDPRRKAQSLYVLDLSSTAKNNSCFEVLSYRREGWCWDFLPPPPFSLDPETAPGVYSYAVIDSRSAICISSLEEAIGTYAFDTVSATWRRAADWALRFFGRAEYIPELGLWVGLSGSSPSSSLCALDPSGIDAARPPVPRHTWDYLDLPEAVPWTPSQLHLLNLGSGRFCVASFFGTMLRTYGRSKPPRYYDSDEEEEDTFGRE; encoded by the coding sequence ATGAATCGCCGGTACTTGAATCTGATAGTGCACGACTTCCGCAGTCACATCTATTCGCTGTGCTGCATTGATGCCTGCAAGCACCTCTTCTATGGAGACTCGGAGATCGCGCAGCGAGCAGCCCTGGCCGCAAGGGAGAACAAGAGCAAACGAGGAGAGATAGCGGCACTGGGCGGCTGGAGGAAACTGCCTCCGCCGGTGATCAACTTCCAAGCATCGCCCAGTTGGAGGAACTCGAACCTGTACTATCTGTTCTCTCTACTGGGAGGAGAGAGCACCGTCCTCTACCCCGACAACCGCGGCCACGCCGCGCTCTACGACGTCGACCTCAAGTTCGTCGACGCCTTCCCCTCTCTCAATTCAGAAAAGAGAGGGAACCCCATCTGCCTCCCCGCAATCCAAGCCGAGCCCATCGACCCCAGGAGGAAAGCCCAGTCTCTCTACGTCCTGGACCTGTCCTCCACTGCCAAGAACAACAGCTGCTTCGAGGTCCTCTCGTACCGCAGGGAGGGGTGGTGCTGGGAttttctgccgccgccgccatttTCCCTTGATCCAGAAACAGCCCCCGGCGTGTATTCTTACGCGGTGATCGACAGCCGTTCCGCCATATGCATATCGTCCCTGGAAGAAGCCATAGGCACCTACGCCTTCGACACGGTGAGCGCAACGTGGAGACGAGCTGCCGACTGGGCACTGCGCTTCTTCGGCAGAGCAGAGTACATCCCGGAGCTCGGCCTCTGGGTTGGCCTCTCGGGCAGCAGCCCCTCCTCTAGCTTGTGCGCCTTGGACCCCTCGGGCATTGACGCCGCGCGGCCGCCGGTGCCGCGGCACACCTGGGATTACCTCGATCTGCCTGAGGCGGTGCCGTGGACGCCGTCCCAGCTGCACCTGCTGAACCTCGGCTCGGGCAGGTTCTGTGTCGCCAGCTTCTTCGGGACCATGCTGCGCACCTATGGTAGGTCGAAACCCCCGCGTTATTATGATtcagatgaggaggaggaggacacgTTTGGCAGGGAGTGA